One segment of Bacillus alkalisoli DNA contains the following:
- a CDS encoding SpoIIE family protein phosphatase — protein sequence MKRIVPNTDIKLYYILMALAFSTVLLFMFPSFFSLMYTPFQPSHASMHLIVEMISIFVSFSIAIHAWVTHKEGGTVQFSVLLAGAFLAVGTFDTFHALTFVGMPTLFIESSPLTSAWFWIMARLTESIVLTFVIIFPTLMKKVKLSTSYLFFTVFSLLTTYIVFAHHPSLPTLITDGAPTIFKISLEAVGAVLHAVVIMYVLFIYKDKFKHIMLRNLYVIGSFSLILSSIFFMRYEAIDAYLNMAGHIYKIIGYAMFFIILYLLSVRAPFQKIHQLHERNRMMFNMIELGIVETDAKGKISYMNEYAKQLLEVQETEGLDISQFESKSSNYFEYEEIVTLSEKKIPVEFDRFPLIDHKKIDGYVYTLRDLREAIENEELSKEKAIVDYEIETAASIQQDFYLETPYCEKIGVVSIPFKRLNGDFHNILQGDDVYLVTIADIVGKGIPAAIQTSLLIGAIENVNLQADSPKILLRNLNKVFTKYSKSENFLTLMTLHIDTKTGVVRYASAGHEPAIHYHAKTNTFSEINTKGPAIGFFEDSEFHEQQLQLEKGDLILLYTDGLIEDKSIPEEDIIMAMKKAIESVDRTKTAEEMANEILEKITKARSDDFHDDRTIIIIKG from the coding sequence TTAATGGCCCTAGCCTTTTCGACGGTGCTTTTATTTATGTTTCCATCCTTCTTTTCACTCATGTACACCCCTTTCCAACCAAGTCATGCTTCCATGCACTTGATTGTCGAAATGATTTCCATCTTTGTATCGTTTAGCATCGCCATACACGCATGGGTAACGCATAAAGAGGGAGGGACGGTCCAATTTTCTGTACTGCTAGCAGGGGCTTTTTTAGCGGTCGGAACATTTGATACATTCCATGCCCTAACATTTGTAGGAATGCCAACTCTATTTATCGAAAGCTCGCCTTTGACATCCGCATGGTTTTGGATAATGGCACGCTTAACAGAAAGTATCGTCCTGACATTCGTCATTATATTTCCAACACTCATGAAAAAAGTAAAACTTTCAACGAGCTATTTATTTTTCACAGTCTTTTCCTTACTTACTACCTACATCGTCTTTGCTCATCATCCTTCATTGCCTACATTAATAACGGATGGTGCGCCAACTATATTCAAAATCAGTTTAGAAGCAGTTGGGGCAGTTTTACACGCTGTTGTTATTATGTATGTTCTATTTATTTATAAAGATAAATTTAAACACATCATGCTGCGTAATTTATATGTTATTGGATCTTTCTCTTTAATCTTATCTTCTATCTTTTTTATGCGCTATGAAGCGATAGATGCCTATTTAAATATGGCTGGCCATATTTATAAAATCATTGGCTATGCAATGTTTTTTATTATTTTATATTTGTTAAGTGTCAGAGCGCCTTTTCAAAAAATCCACCAGTTACACGAGCGCAATCGAATGATGTTTAACATGATCGAACTTGGTATTGTGGAAACAGATGCCAAAGGAAAAATATCCTATATGAACGAATATGCGAAGCAGCTTCTGGAAGTTCAAGAGACAGAAGGATTAGACATCTCTCAGTTTGAATCAAAATCGTCCAATTATTTTGAGTATGAAGAAATTGTCACGCTTAGCGAGAAGAAGATACCTGTTGAGTTTGATAGATTCCCATTAATAGACCATAAAAAAATAGATGGCTATGTTTATACGTTACGAGATTTACGGGAAGCGATTGAAAATGAAGAATTATCGAAGGAAAAGGCGATTGTTGACTATGAAATTGAAACAGCCGCAAGCATCCAACAAGATTTTTACCTAGAAACACCGTATTGTGAAAAAATCGGAGTTGTTTCGATCCCGTTTAAAAGGTTAAATGGTGATTTTCACAATATTTTACAAGGAGACGATGTGTACTTAGTAACCATTGCAGACATTGTAGGAAAAGGAATTCCGGCAGCCATTCAAACATCATTGCTAATAGGTGCGATTGAAAATGTGAACTTACAAGCCGATTCGCCGAAAATATTGTTACGTAATTTAAACAAAGTGTTTACGAAGTATAGTAAATCGGAAAATTTCCTAACGTTAATGACACTGCATATTGATACAAAAACAGGTGTAGTCCGATATGCATCAGCGGGACATGAACCAGCTATTCATTATCATGCAAAAACAAATACGTTTTCAGAAATAAACACAAAAGGCCCAGCAATAGGCTTCTTTGAAGATAGCGAATTTCACGAACAACAGCTACAATTAGAAAAAGGAGACTTAATTCTTCTATATACAGATGGATTAATTGAAGATAAAAGCATCCCAGAGGAAGACATCATTATGGCGATGAAAAAAGCAATAGAATCAGTCGACCGCACGAAAACAGCAGAAGAAATGGCTAATGAAATTTTAGAAAAAATAACAAAAGCTCGCAGCGACGATTTCCATGACGACCGCACGATTATCATTATTAAAGGATAA